Part of the Kamptonema formosum PCC 6407 genome, CCTGACGAGTTAAACCTGCGACTACTCCACCGACAAATACATTTTCTCGCCCCGTCAAATCTCGATGAAAACCAGCACCTAAATCCAATAAACCTCCAATTCTAGGGTTAACAATAATCTTCCCCTCGTCGGGCTTGCCAATGCCTCCTACCAGTAATAAAAGTGTAGATTTACCGGCTCCATTGCGCCCAATAACCCCTAACATTTTTCCGGGAGGGACGGTGAAACTAACATCTCGCAGCGCCCAGAAACGCGCTTCTGGATTCAAACGTCTCATGCCTGAGAGGGCGGCCTCCATAATTGTTTTGGGCTTTTTAGCACTGAATTTACTAAAACGTTTACCCAGTCCTTCGACAATAATCCCAGTATTTTTCAACTATATTTCCTCCACAAAACGATCGCTTGCTGAGTCAAAAATTCCATGACCAATAAGTATAAGTCCACTACTAATTAATGCAATGATCCCCAAAGCTACCAAATTTGGTTGTGTCCCATAAATTAGTACAGCCCGATAAGCTTCCACAATAGATACCATTGGGTTGAGGTAGTAAATCAACGCAATTTTAGGGGGTAGAGCATTTACTTGATAGAAAATGGGTGTGAGATACAAAAGCATTTGTAATAACACACCAAGTGTATGTTGTGTGTCATGGAATGTGACGTTAAAAGCAGCCAGAGGATAAGCAAGGCCTACGGTCAGAGCAAACTGTAGTAGCATCAAGAAAGGCAGAAATAAAACTACTGGCTTAAATTGTACCCCATCAATTAGTAGAAATAAAGTTAAGACTGGTAATGCTAGTAAAAAGTGAATCATTCCTGTCATCACTGTTACTACAGGTAGTATAGCAGAAGGAAATTTTGGCAATCTGATCAAAGGACGGTTCTGGAGAATCAAACCTGTTGCTTGAAAGAGTGAGGTAGAAAACCAATTCCAAACCAGTAAGCCAATAAAAACATAAGATGAATATTGGGGAACATTCATCGGCAGGATAATATTGAAGACAAAGGTAAAAACTCCTAACTGTAAAAGGGGAGCAATTAGTGTCCAAGCGATTCCTAAAACTGACCGTTTATAGAGTAACTTCATATCGCGAGATACGAGTTGCCTTAGCAAGTCATAAATATACTGCGGTCGCCATTTAAGTTGAGCTATTTGGGCGTTTATCTTAGTTACTATCACTGTTAGTTGTTAGTTGTTAGTTGTTAGTTGTTATCAGAGTATTCTCTTCCCTCTTCCCTAGTCCCTAACCCCCAGTCCCTTTTGTAGCACGTTGCTTGACAGGTATGTAAGGTGAGCTAAAACCTTCGTACTTAACACGCAAACGAGATTGCCACAAAGACCAAGGCCCAGCTAGATAGCCCACTATTTCTTTTAATAGCATCAGGATTGGATCGTCAGTCCAGCCTAATATCCGCTTAATGATTCGCGCGGCGTACCACTTAGGCATTTCCAACAGAATAGCGAATAGTGCCCGTAGGTCGCCGTCTTCGATCAAGGTTGTCAGGTGATAGGATACTCCTCCCTTACTGTAATTGTGTAATTGGCGACCTAGATCGGTCATTTCACGTCGATGCGTGTGCCAGACAAAGGCTGACGGTTCATAGACTATGGTATGACCGGCTTTCATAATTTTGTAGAAAAGATAAGTATCCTCTCCTACGCCAGATGGCATACCGGGGCCGAGGGCTTCGTCCATCAGGCCAATTTCGGGGTCGCTGAAAATACTAGCGCGGAAGGCGGAGTTAGCTGTCCCGCCAAATAGCCACGTTGGTACAGAGTGGAACCGGAAACTATCAAACCATTCTCTATTACCTTCAAATGGCTTATAACCACGCGATAAACCGCCACCGCCATAGCTTTCAAATAGGCGCTGCGATCGCGTCTGCAATTCTGCCGGTAAGACGTTACCAGTGACGGCCATGACTTCGGGACGGGCAAAGGGGGCGATTAGTTTTTCTAGCCAGTCGGGGGGGATAATTGTATCGTCGTCAGTGGTGACGACAATATCACCGGTACTGGCGGCTATGCCAGCATTCCGAGCGTAGGATGCACCCGATCGCTCTTCTGTGAGTAATTTTATATCGGGAAATTCGACCAGTACGGGGGAGGCGCTGCGGGTTTCGGGTCGGTTGTCAACGACGATAATTTCTACGGGTCTGATTTGGCGGGATGTTTGAGCAGTTAAGGAAAGCAGGCATTTTCGTAAGTCTTCGGGGCGATCGCAAGTGCCAACTACAACGGATACTGAGATATTAGCTGGAAGACCTTCTGGTTCCTGTGTTCTCACTGTTACGGCGGGTGTGTAATGCTGCATGAGAGCAGCTATGGCATCGGCTTTAAGAAAGTCTACGTTAGGGTCAGTGTCAGGTTCCAGCAGTGTCAAACCGAATTTTTCCACCAGTGCGCCCCGTAGCCTGGGAATACTAATTGATTGGTAATAATTAGCTATATCAATGTAACCGATCGCGGAGCCATCACGAGTGACAAATACGCGGGTGTTGGCGTAGTCTGTGGCATCTGCGATCGCTTCTATTGGTCGATTTAATTCAAGTACGCGCACAGCACGGCTGGCTTTTGGCTTCCTATTTGGTTGTGGTTCGGGTTTTTCTGGGGTTTTAATCAATGAGAAGCCTTTTTCAACCAGAATTGCAGCAGTTTCTTCCCTCGCTTTCAGATAGCTAATTGAACTAATGAGCCAATCTTCTATTTCTGCGAGGATTAAATCAACCGATGAAGGATTTGCTTTAAATATAGAGCGTAAAAATTTGACTAGATATGCCACTGTTTTTACTAATCCCATGCGGAAAATCGGTAGTCTTTCGTCAGGATAATTGATGGCGCTACACAAAAGGGCGGAGTAAATACCAGCATTATTTTTGCTATGCGATCGCATTTCATTGTCACTACGACACTCCTGATGGTACACTAATGCACTTGGCTCGTAGACCAAAGCGTATCCTTCTTTAATAATACGGAAAAACATTTCTAAATCGCCGTTACCTTGGACATCTATATCAACATCTAATGCAGGATTAAAATAACCAATTTCTGCAAACAGCGACCGACGAAAAGCCATATTAAATCCCGTTCCAAACCTCTCAGGAGAATGCAAAAAGGCATGAGGCATTTTACTCCTTGGTGCGATTTGATAGCGTCTACTCTCAAAACCACGACTTAAGCCACCGTTTTTTTCAAATAAGATTTGTGACTCAGTTTCGAGTTCTGCGGGTGTAACTAAACCAGTTACTGCCATCACATTTGCATCTTCAGCAAACACCTTAACTAAGGCTGTTACCCACCCGGAATCAACTAATACACCGCTATTAGTGTAAGCAATGATATCACCTTTTGCCTCTAAAATAGCTCGGTTTCTTGCCCAATCTATACCGGGACATAGTTCTCTGACATAACGTATGTCGGGGTATTGAGTGGCAATCGGCTTTTCAGCTTTACCATCAAGAGTATTATCGACTACTAGAATGTCGAGGTGGGGATAGTCGAGATGCTTTAAGGAATTGAGGGTAATAGTGAGATCGGAGATGCCATTATTAAAGCAAATTGCCACACTCACCAAAGGTAAAGGCCCTTTATACTCTGGGGGCGACAAGGTTAACAAATCCTCAAACTGCCCTATTTCCTTAGTCGCTGTAGATTTCGATAAACCATTGTACAATAACTGACTAATAATTTGATTGTTATGCTGTTCCAGAATAATTTGACTCAAGGTTTGACCCGTCACTATTCCCCCTCTGATAGGAACTTTGACATATCCAATGGGAGCATCAAAAAGACGCACTATGGCTTGTAATTCTCTATAATTTTCTAAGTTTTTAATAGTAGCAATTCCCTGGCTTAATTCAATATCTATGACTTTTATTTTATTTAACATTTATTATTCTCACTTATTAGTTGGTATTTATTTTGTCGTAATGATTTCAAAAACTAAAAACTAAAGTTTTGTTATCGCTCGCTCTGACACAGGAATATAGGGTTGACTATGACCTTCACGCTTGACGCGCAGGCGAGACTGCCATAGCGACCAAGGCCCTGGTAGATGGCTCAATGCTTCATGAAGCACTAGGTATATGGGATAATCAGTTTGACCTTTCAATCGGGATTTAATGCGCGAGGCGTGCCATAAAGGAAGATCAATTCCTAATAGTAGTAGCGATCGCAAATCTCCATCTCGTAACAAAGTTGTCAGTTGATAACTAACAATTCCTTTACTATAATTGTGCAATTGACGGCGCAAAGCAGGTAAATCCTGGCGATGTTTATGCCAAATAAAGGCTTGCGGTTCGTAGGCTACTGTATAGCCAGACTTAATTATTTTATAGAACAAATAGGTATCTTCTCCCACACCAGAAGGCATTCCCGCGCCTAAAGCTTCATCCATCAAACCAATTTCAGGATAGCTAAAAATATCGGCTCGGAAAGCAGCATTAGCCGTCGCCCCCAGTTTCCACGCCGGAACAGCGTAGCGCCAAGACCTTCTGAACCAGTCCCCCATTCCTTCAAAAGGTTTAAAACCACGCCCCAAACCGCCTTCGCCGTATTGTTCAAATAACCACTGGGGTTCTGTTTCCATTTCTATGGGTAGAACGTTACTGGTGACGGCCATGACATCTGGTCTAACAAAGGGAACCAAGAGTTTTTCCAACCAACCAGGGGGGAGTCCCACATCGTCATCTGTTGTCACTACAATGTCACCAGTGCTGGCTGTGATGCCCGTATTGCGGGCATAGGCGAGTCCTTCGCGGGGTTCTGTAATTAAGATAACGTTCTTAAATTTGGCAACTACTGGGGGTGTTAATCCTGAATCTGGATTGTTATCAACGATGATGATTTCTACTTTTCGGGGTGACTTTTGGGCGGTTAATTGGTTAAGGCAATTGTGCAAGTCATCGGGTCGGGAGTAA contains:
- a CDS encoding ABC transporter permease, whose product is MIVTKINAQIAQLKWRPQYIYDLLRQLVSRDMKLLYKRSVLGIAWTLIAPLLQLGVFTFVFNIILPMNVPQYSSYVFIGLLVWNWFSTSLFQATGLILQNRPLIRLPKFPSAILPVVTVMTGMIHFLLALPVLTLFLLIDGVQFKPVVLFLPFLMLLQFALTVGLAYPLAAFNVTFHDTQHTLGVLLQMLLYLTPIFYQVNALPPKIALIYYLNPMVSIVEAYRAVLIYGTQPNLVALGIIALISSGLILIGHGIFDSASDRFVEEI
- a CDS encoding glycosyltransferase family 2 protein, whose translation is MLNKIKVIDIELSQGIATIKNLENYRELQAIVRLFDAPIGYVKVPIRGGIVTGQTLSQIILEQHNNQIISQLLYNGLSKSTATKEIGQFEDLLTLSPPEYKGPLPLVSVAICFNNGISDLTITLNSLKHLDYPHLDILVVDNTLDGKAEKPIATQYPDIRYVRELCPGIDWARNRAILEAKGDIIAYTNSGVLVDSGWVTALVKVFAEDANVMAVTGLVTPAELETESQILFEKNGGLSRGFESRRYQIAPRSKMPHAFLHSPERFGTGFNMAFRRSLFAEIGYFNPALDVDIDVQGNGDLEMFFRIIKEGYALVYEPSALVYHQECRSDNEMRSHSKNNAGIYSALLCSAINYPDERLPIFRMGLVKTVAYLVKFLRSIFKANPSSVDLILAEIEDWLISSISYLKAREETAAILVEKGFSLIKTPEKPEPQPNRKPKASRAVRVLELNRPIEAIADATDYANTRVFVTRDGSAIGYIDIANYYQSISIPRLRGALVEKFGLTLLEPDTDPNVDFLKADAIAALMQHYTPAVTVRTQEPEGLPANISVSVVVGTCDRPEDLRKCLLSLTAQTSRQIRPVEIIVVDNRPETRSASPVLVEFPDIKLLTEERSGASYARNAGIAASTGDIVVTTDDDTIIPPDWLEKLIAPFARPEVMAVTGNVLPAELQTRSQRLFESYGGGGLSRGYKPFEGNREWFDSFRFHSVPTWLFGGTANSAFRASIFSDPEIGLMDEALGPGMPSGVGEDTYLFYKIMKAGHTIVYEPSAFVWHTHRREMTDLGRQLHNYSKGGVSYHLTTLIEDGDLRALFAILLEMPKWYAARIIKRILGWTDDPILMLLKEIVGYLAGPWSLWQSRLRVKYEGFSSPYIPVKQRATKGTGG